Proteins co-encoded in one Opitutus terrae PB90-1 genomic window:
- a CDS encoding CDP-alcohol phosphatidyltransferase family protein, which translates to MTRSQWPNVVTGTRIALAPALLGVASAGDRGWFGALLGAALATDALDGFLARKLQAYSEFGRKLDSIADYLTLFTGLAGIWLLWPEVVHREWPWFAGVMGAFFGAMAISFLHLRRVPCYHTWMSKTTVAACVVALVPLLAGWTPVPARTVAVFQMLVAVEEVAIAFLVPWHVGEMPSVWHAWKLRRGHH; encoded by the coding sequence ATGACTCGCTCGCAGTGGCCGAACGTCGTCACCGGCACGCGCATCGCACTCGCGCCGGCGCTCCTGGGCGTGGCGTCGGCGGGCGACCGCGGCTGGTTCGGTGCGCTGCTCGGGGCGGCGCTGGCGACCGATGCGCTCGACGGCTTCCTCGCGCGAAAACTGCAGGCGTATTCAGAGTTCGGGCGCAAACTCGATAGCATCGCTGATTACCTGACGCTCTTCACCGGGCTGGCGGGGATCTGGCTGCTGTGGCCGGAGGTGGTCCACCGCGAGTGGCCATGGTTCGCGGGCGTGATGGGCGCCTTTTTCGGCGCCATGGCCATCAGTTTCCTGCATCTGCGACGCGTGCCCTGCTACCACACCTGGATGTCCAAGACGACCGTCGCGGCCTGCGTCGTGGCGCTCGTGCCGCTGCTGGCGGGATGGACGCCCGTGCCGGCGCGCACGGTGGCGGTGTTCCAGATGCTCGTGGCGGTGGAGGAGGTGGCGATCGCGTTCCTCGTGCCGTGGCACGTCGGCGAAATGCCCAGCGTGTGGCACGCCTGGAAACTGCGCCGCGGGCATCACTGA
- a CDS encoding LysM peptidoglycan-binding domain-containing protein yields the protein MRSRSSCRLLLVVSILAVTAGCHYVHFGRPERFRTDSQLATENSDLRVEKKLLQQELAIARKEGETLRAALDRPQEAAPELVARLNETTRELAELRASYARLQSERERLQKNGSAAATGAANTAALEQIAELKTKLGETEDQLANALRTYTALQEENNRLRTSIDQARTENATLTARVETITAENNEAQSALAQLNTELLAQKEARAQAEQRSEALRAQLLAMANAAPTPAPAAATSLAAARESTATGAREIEGVLRTPVLAADSSAGAMLSVDTAKLRNQPPTAAPAAPAPAAKPVRVYVVEEGDTLEKIAQKIYGRPDRWSLLYAANNALLSGGRPLKPGLELEIPAEE from the coding sequence ATGCGTTCCCGTAGCTCCTGCCGGCTTCTGCTCGTCGTGTCGATTTTGGCGGTCACAGCCGGCTGCCATTACGTGCACTTTGGCCGGCCCGAGCGGTTTCGCACCGACTCGCAGCTCGCCACCGAGAATTCCGATCTGCGGGTGGAGAAGAAGCTGTTGCAGCAGGAGCTCGCCATTGCCCGCAAGGAAGGCGAGACGCTTCGCGCCGCGCTGGATCGCCCGCAGGAGGCCGCACCCGAGCTGGTCGCGCGGCTCAACGAAACCACGCGCGAGCTGGCCGAACTGCGCGCGAGCTACGCGCGCCTGCAATCCGAACGCGAACGCCTGCAGAAAAACGGTTCGGCCGCCGCGACCGGCGCTGCCAACACCGCCGCTTTGGAGCAGATCGCCGAGCTGAAAACGAAACTCGGCGAAACCGAGGATCAGCTGGCGAACGCGTTGCGCACGTACACGGCGCTGCAGGAGGAAAACAACCGGCTCCGCACTTCGATCGACCAGGCGCGCACCGAGAACGCCACGCTCACCGCGCGTGTCGAAACCATCACCGCCGAGAACAACGAGGCCCAGTCCGCGCTCGCTCAACTCAACACCGAGTTGCTCGCGCAAAAGGAGGCGCGCGCCCAGGCGGAACAGCGATCCGAAGCGCTGCGCGCGCAGCTGCTGGCGATGGCCAACGCCGCACCCACGCCGGCGCCCGCCGCCGCCACCTCGCTCGCCGCCGCCCGCGAGTCCACCGCCACCGGCGCGCGCGAGATCGAGGGCGTGCTCCGCACGCCCGTGCTCGCCGCCGACAGTTCGGCCGGCGCCATGCTCTCCGTCGACACCGCAAAGCTCCGCAACCAGCCGCCGACCGCCGCACCCGCCGCTCCGGCGCCGGCCGCCAAGCCGGTGCGTGTGTATGTCGTCGAAGAGGGCGACACGCTCGAAAAGATTGCGCAGAAAATTTACGGCCGGCCTGATCGCTGGAGTTTGCTCTATGCCGCCAATAACGCGCTGCTGAGCGGTGGCCGCCCGCTCAAACCGGGACTGGAGCTCGAAATTCCCGCGGAGGAATAA
- a CDS encoding sensor histidine kinase, which produces MKQTLAALWPQLRRSVFPLLPEPHRPGLARHLAYANWLHALLLAPAVTATNVFVGLLPELQYYRSGYWPVDPLHLSLTALHGVMIALGLVAFLLLLHFRPREPRVADPLPHRIALGYAALMLVAVTLFSIVEQQITSSISAYLLGIAAFSTLFYTTPRFSFWACGLSLVGLVAGSLWVHGADPTMWHHTFVALHATVIFWIGSRVVYSLKAANYLQLVTIEAQAGQLAASNRELARANLFKTDLLARAAHDLRDPLNSISLRAQTLRSELPAASGLQPLVNGIDDSARQLAEFVGNLLTDVAVETRQLELERAPTDLPRFVAETVGHLRPLADAKSIALHCSADASALEAPPASLDHAHFQRVIENLVTNAIKFSPPQRNVWTELSHQPDEGYRLVVRDEGPGLTCDDYPRLFQKYQRLSARPTCGETSTGLGLFIVHQLVTLHGGRVRAESDGPGRGSRFVVTLPPTVATPELQPR; this is translated from the coding sequence GTGAAACAAACTCTCGCCGCACTTTGGCCGCAGTTGCGCCGCAGCGTTTTTCCGCTCCTGCCCGAGCCGCACCGGCCGGGGCTGGCCCGCCACCTCGCCTACGCCAACTGGCTCCACGCCCTGCTGCTCGCACCTGCGGTCACGGCAACCAACGTTTTCGTCGGGCTGCTGCCCGAGCTCCAATATTATCGCTCGGGCTACTGGCCCGTAGACCCGCTGCACCTCAGCCTGACGGCGCTGCACGGAGTCATGATCGCATTGGGACTCGTCGCCTTCCTCCTGCTTCTGCACTTCCGTCCCCGTGAGCCACGCGTGGCCGACCCGTTGCCGCACCGGATCGCCCTCGGCTATGCCGCGCTGATGCTCGTCGCCGTCACGCTCTTCAGCATCGTCGAGCAACAGATCACCAGCTCCATCTCCGCCTATCTGCTTGGAATCGCTGCGTTCTCGACGCTGTTCTACACGACGCCGCGTTTCAGCTTCTGGGCCTGCGGGCTCAGCCTGGTCGGGCTCGTCGCCGGCTCGCTTTGGGTGCACGGCGCCGACCCGACGATGTGGCATCACACCTTTGTCGCGCTGCACGCCACGGTGATCTTCTGGATCGGCTCGCGCGTGGTGTATTCGTTGAAAGCGGCGAACTATCTCCAACTCGTCACCATCGAAGCGCAGGCCGGCCAACTCGCCGCCTCGAACCGCGAGCTGGCACGCGCCAACCTGTTCAAGACCGACCTGCTCGCACGCGCGGCCCATGACCTGCGCGACCCCCTCAACTCCATTTCGCTCCGCGCCCAAACGCTGCGCTCCGAACTGCCAGCCGCCTCCGGCCTGCAGCCGCTGGTCAACGGCATCGACGATTCCGCCCGGCAGCTCGCCGAGTTTGTCGGCAACCTGCTCACCGACGTGGCGGTCGAGACGCGCCAGCTCGAGCTCGAACGCGCGCCGACGGATCTGCCGCGCTTCGTCGCCGAGACGGTCGGCCACCTGCGCCCGCTCGCCGACGCCAAGTCGATCGCCTTGCACTGCAGCGCCGACGCCTCTGCGCTCGAAGCGCCGCCCGCTTCCCTCGACCACGCGCACTTCCAACGCGTCATCGAAAACCTCGTCACCAACGCCATCAAATTTTCGCCGCCGCAGCGCAATGTGTGGACGGAGCTTTCCCATCAGCCGGACGAGGGCTACCGGCTCGTCGTGCGCGATGAAGGTCCGGGGCTCACCTGCGACGACTACCCGCGGTTATTTCAGAAATACCAGCGGCTTTCGGCGCGGCCGACCTGCGGCGAAACCTCCACGGGCTTGGGGCTGTTCATCGTCCACCAACTCGTCACGCTCCACGGCGGCCGGGTGCGAGCCGAAAGCGATGGCCCCGGCCGCGGTAGCCGTTTCGTGGTGACGCTACCGCCCACCGTCGCCACGCCCGAGCTGCAACCCCGATGA
- a CDS encoding FKBP-type peptidyl-prolyl cis-trans isomerase, whose product MRSFLYLALLGVVLVTIAIVVRSGLLLRKEPGQPINRAMRQALDQQGTPELPPADADVIRQRYPTATRTPSGLMFLVRAPGTGTTPQVGDQVIAHYDGRLLDGTPFDSSYRDNTPLTFRVGTGAVIKGWDEAFLTMRKGEKRTLIVPHWLAYGVNGRPPRIPPRATLVFEVELIDFR is encoded by the coding sequence ATGCGCAGCTTCCTCTACCTGGCCCTGCTCGGTGTCGTGCTCGTGACGATCGCGATCGTCGTTCGCTCCGGCCTGCTCCTCCGCAAAGAGCCGGGCCAGCCCATCAATCGCGCGATGCGCCAGGCGCTCGACCAGCAGGGCACGCCGGAGCTTCCGCCGGCGGACGCCGACGTGATCCGCCAGCGTTATCCGACCGCCACGCGTACGCCGTCCGGACTGATGTTCCTCGTGCGTGCGCCGGGCACGGGCACAACGCCGCAGGTCGGCGACCAGGTCATCGCCCACTACGACGGCCGGCTGCTCGATGGCACGCCGTTCGACAGCTCGTATCGCGATAACACTCCGCTCACGTTTCGCGTCGGCACCGGCGCGGTGATCAAAGGCTGGGACGAAGCCTTCCTCACCATGCGCAAGGGCGAGAAGCGCACGCTCATCGTGCCGCACTGGCTCGCCTACGGCGTGAATGGACGTCCCCCACGCATCCCGCCGCGCGCCACGCTGGTGTTCGAGGTCGAGCTGATCGATTTTCGATAG
- a CDS encoding AEC family transporter: MLVINTLAPVFLLIGIGVLLQRSGFATPGFLREANRLTYYLGLPALLFTELTRTFHHADGAKLMLGTMAGATLLVIAVAYLGAWLLRVPGQAMGTFVQGAFRGNLAFVGLPVMYAMPDTQLVGGLSARAAAVVVVGPMMVAYNFLGIVVLLLSQHRLGWAMVRPFLRQLLTTPPLLATIAGIGFAAAGWRLPSAIDQTFTALGDMALPLGLLGVGGSLVAVERHAGGRAAWAAALGKTVVSPVIGFLLGRALGLEAVELKMVMILLATPTAIISYAVALELKGDEAIASGSIVLSVLTSIVTMALIIAW, from the coding sequence GTGCTGGTCATCAACACGCTCGCGCCAGTCTTTCTGCTGATCGGGATCGGCGTGCTGCTGCAACGCAGCGGATTCGCCACCCCGGGATTTCTGCGCGAGGCAAACCGGCTGACCTACTACCTCGGCCTGCCGGCGCTCCTGTTTACGGAACTGACGCGGACCTTTCATCACGCCGACGGCGCGAAGCTGATGCTCGGGACGATGGCGGGTGCGACGCTGCTGGTCATCGCGGTTGCGTATCTTGGGGCGTGGCTGCTGCGCGTGCCGGGGCAGGCGATGGGCACATTCGTGCAAGGGGCGTTCCGCGGGAATCTCGCTTTCGTGGGCTTGCCGGTGATGTATGCGATGCCGGATACGCAGCTCGTGGGCGGGCTCTCGGCGCGGGCGGCGGCCGTCGTGGTCGTGGGCCCGATGATGGTCGCCTACAATTTCCTCGGAATCGTCGTGCTGCTGCTTAGCCAGCATCGGCTGGGCTGGGCGATGGTGCGGCCGTTCCTGCGGCAGCTGCTGACCACGCCGCCGCTGCTGGCGACGATTGCGGGCATCGGCTTCGCGGCGGCGGGCTGGCGGCTGCCGTCGGCGATCGACCAGACGTTCACGGCCCTTGGCGACATGGCGCTGCCGTTGGGACTGCTGGGCGTAGGCGGCTCGCTCGTGGCGGTGGAGCGACACGCCGGCGGCCGGGCGGCCTGGGCGGCGGCGCTCGGCAAGACAGTGGTGTCGCCGGTGATCGGTTTCCTGCTCGGCCGCGCGCTGGGGCTCGAGGCGGTGGAGTTAAAGATGGTGATGATTCTCCTGGCCACGCCGACGGCGATCATCTCCTACGCCGTGGCCCTGGAGTTGAAAGGCGATGAAGCGATCGCGTCGGGGTCGATCGTGCTCAGCGTGCTCACGTCGATCGTGACGATGGCGTTGATCATCGCGTGGTGA
- the glpK gene encoding glycerol kinase GlpK gives MSAEFILALDQGTTSTRAIVFDHAGRARATAQQEFPQHFPRAGWVEHDPRDLWETTRRVALAAVAEANLTAADLAAVGLTNQRETTLLWDRRTGEPVAPAIVWQDRRTADFCARLAARGLGPLFRKRTGLVLDPYFSGTKLRWLLDHVPGARRRANRGELAFGTVDTWLLWQLTGGRVHATEVSNASRTLLLNLRTGAWDDELLGLLRIPREVLPEVRATSEVLGEISALPALRGVPVAGMAGDQQAALFGQACFRPGMAKNTYGTGCFLLQHTGTQPIASRHQLLTTIAWKLGPQAPLEYALEGSVFIGGAVVQWLRDGLGLIARSSDIESLAARAVDNGGVYVVPAFAGLGAPHWDPAARGAILGLTRGTTAAHLARAAIESIAYQSADLLGAMQADSGRKLRELRVDGGATVNDALLQFQSDLLRVPVIRPQVTETTALGAAYLAGLAVGFWRDRSQLAQRWARQRTFTPQAPRGAMARLQVDWRRAVERAKAWA, from the coding sequence ATGAGCGCCGAATTCATCCTCGCGCTGGACCAGGGCACCACGTCGACGCGCGCGATCGTGTTCGATCACGCCGGCCGCGCGCGCGCCACCGCCCAGCAGGAATTCCCGCAACATTTCCCGCGCGCCGGATGGGTCGAGCACGACCCGCGCGATCTGTGGGAAACCACGCGCCGCGTCGCGCTCGCCGCGGTCGCCGAGGCCAACCTCACCGCCGCCGATCTCGCCGCCGTCGGGCTCACCAATCAGCGCGAAACCACGCTGCTGTGGGACCGCCGCACGGGTGAACCTGTCGCGCCCGCGATCGTGTGGCAGGATCGGCGCACCGCCGATTTCTGCGCGCGGCTCGCGGCCCGCGGGCTCGGCCCGTTGTTTCGCAAACGCACCGGGCTGGTCCTCGATCCGTATTTCTCCGGCACGAAACTTCGCTGGCTGCTCGACCACGTGCCCGGCGCGCGGCGCCGGGCCAACCGCGGCGAGCTCGCGTTCGGCACCGTGGATACCTGGTTGCTCTGGCAACTGACCGGCGGCCGCGTGCACGCGACCGAGGTCTCGAACGCCTCGCGCACGCTGCTGCTGAATCTCCGCACCGGCGCTTGGGACGACGAGCTGCTCGGGTTGCTGCGGATTCCGCGCGAAGTGCTGCCGGAAGTCCGCGCGACCAGCGAGGTGTTGGGCGAAATCAGCGCGCTGCCGGCACTGCGCGGCGTGCCCGTCGCCGGCATGGCCGGCGATCAGCAGGCGGCACTCTTCGGCCAGGCCTGTTTCCGCCCCGGCATGGCCAAGAACACTTATGGCACGGGCTGCTTCCTGCTCCAGCACACCGGCACTCAGCCCATCGCCTCGCGTCATCAACTGCTCACCACGATCGCCTGGAAGCTCGGTCCGCAAGCGCCGCTCGAATATGCGCTCGAAGGCAGCGTGTTCATCGGCGGCGCCGTGGTACAGTGGCTGCGCGACGGACTCGGGCTGATCGCCCGCTCGAGCGACATCGAATCGCTCGCCGCCCGCGCCGTGGACAACGGCGGCGTGTATGTGGTCCCCGCCTTCGCCGGACTCGGCGCGCCGCATTGGGATCCCGCCGCGCGCGGCGCGATCCTGGGGCTGACCCGCGGCACGACCGCCGCCCACCTCGCCCGCGCCGCGATCGAGAGCATTGCGTATCAAAGCGCCGATCTGCTCGGCGCCATGCAGGCGGACTCCGGCCGCAAGCTGCGGGAGCTCCGCGTCGACGGCGGTGCAACCGTCAACGATGCTTTGCTGCAATTTCAAAGCGATCTGCTGCGCGTGCCGGTGATCCGCCCGCAGGTCACCGAGACCACCGCCCTCGGCGCCGCCTACCTCGCGGGACTGGCCGTCGGCTTTTGGCGCGATCGCAGCCAACTCGCGCAGCGTTGGGCGCGACAGCGCACGTTCACGCCACAGGCGCCGCGCGGGGCCATGGCACGACTGCAAGTGGACTGGCGCCGCGCCGTGGAGCGCGCCAAGGCTTGGGCGTAG
- a CDS encoding LysM peptidoglycan-binding domain-containing protein, protein MTTPLRFAALSCSLALALSLPAAGETASGASAPVVIERAPEPANPDLERQVAELRAENQRLQSELAAATRAKAQGESSLQETAQELAALRAKLARSSTELQQSQARLNEASAHQAAQESEKKRADDAGAQATALQAQLEQLRKEKAEVDARLAAAEAEKAQLQKAVEERNQLAAEIEKLRQQPAAASPELTAKLAETETKLEAALRSFTQLQTENDQLKSAGLSQSAVAAEVEELRRKNAELETRLASAPPPPPDLAQQLAETEDKLNTVLRSYSLLERDSDLAKAEAARGAEEARTAAAKAAAESAAQISALFDELRQTQAQSAALAAENAQLKTRIAVLGPPPGSTLASPARPGATPPPATTPAPAPAAAQPRTHVVVAGDNLAKLSRTYYGTANRWDEILNANRDVIQNENVLPIGATLRIP, encoded by the coding sequence ATGACCACCCCGCTCCGATTTGCCGCGCTTTCGTGCAGTCTCGCTTTGGCTTTGTCTCTGCCCGCCGCCGGGGAAACCGCGTCCGGCGCCTCTGCCCCGGTGGTGATCGAACGCGCGCCTGAGCCGGCGAACCCCGATCTCGAGCGCCAGGTAGCCGAACTGCGCGCCGAAAACCAGCGGCTGCAGTCCGAACTCGCCGCCGCCACCCGCGCGAAAGCGCAGGGCGAATCGTCCCTCCAGGAAACCGCGCAGGAACTGGCCGCGCTCCGCGCGAAGCTCGCTCGCAGCTCGACCGAACTGCAGCAGAGCCAGGCCCGGCTGAACGAAGCTTCCGCGCACCAAGCCGCGCAGGAATCCGAAAAGAAGCGCGCCGACGACGCCGGGGCGCAGGCAACGGCGCTGCAGGCGCAACTGGAACAGCTCCGCAAAGAAAAAGCCGAGGTCGACGCCCGGCTTGCGGCGGCGGAAGCCGAGAAGGCGCAGCTGCAAAAAGCGGTCGAAGAACGCAACCAGCTCGCCGCGGAAATCGAAAAACTTCGCCAGCAACCCGCTGCGGCCTCGCCTGAACTCACCGCCAAGCTCGCCGAAACCGAAACGAAGCTCGAGGCCGCGCTCCGCAGTTTCACGCAGCTGCAGACCGAGAACGACCAGTTGAAATCCGCCGGGCTCAGCCAGTCCGCCGTTGCCGCCGAAGTCGAGGAACTGCGCCGCAAGAACGCCGAATTGGAAACGCGGCTCGCCTCCGCTCCGCCCCCGCCGCCGGATCTTGCGCAGCAGCTCGCGGAAACCGAGGACAAGCTGAACACCGTCCTGCGCAGCTATTCCCTCCTGGAACGCGATTCCGATCTCGCGAAGGCCGAGGCCGCCCGCGGCGCCGAAGAAGCCCGCACCGCCGCCGCGAAGGCCGCCGCCGAATCCGCCGCGCAAATTTCCGCGCTGTTCGACGAACTCCGCCAGACGCAGGCGCAATCCGCCGCGCTCGCCGCCGAGAACGCGCAGCTCAAAACCCGGATCGCGGTGCTCGGCCCGCCCCCGGGTTCGACCCTCGCCTCTCCGGCCCGCCCCGGCGCCACGCCACCGCCGGCCACCACGCCTGCCCCGGCCCCTGCAGCGGCCCAGCCGCGCACGCACGTCGTCGTCGCCGGCGACAACCTCGCCAAACTTTCCCGCACCTACTACGGCACCGCCAATCGCTGGGACGAGATCCTCAACGCCAACCGCGACGTGATCCAGAACGAGAACGTGCTCCCAATCGGCGCCACGCTGCGGATTCCGTAA
- a CDS encoding CDP-alcohol phosphatidyltransferase family protein produces MRLEPIPYLPNLLSSLRIALAPAILGAAYSNSKPGFVALLAVSLVSDTLDGWLARRWHVSSAVGQRLDRWGDGLTLIVGALGVSFLWLEIVEREWHWGLIAVAGYLMCGLQRLIEPAVEQSRSGWMSRVCGWAVPLSLVPLLTGQAAWPFQAAAVLQAALGGWKLAAARRTAPPAPATGATT; encoded by the coding sequence ATGCGACTGGAGCCAATTCCTTATCTGCCCAACCTGTTGAGCAGCCTCCGGATTGCGCTGGCGCCGGCGATCCTTGGCGCGGCGTATTCAAATTCCAAGCCCGGCTTCGTGGCGCTGCTGGCCGTTTCGCTGGTGAGCGACACGCTCGACGGCTGGCTCGCGCGGCGCTGGCACGTGTCCTCGGCGGTCGGCCAGCGGCTGGACCGCTGGGGCGACGGGCTCACGCTGATCGTGGGCGCGCTGGGCGTGAGTTTTCTCTGGCTGGAGATCGTGGAGCGCGAATGGCATTGGGGGCTGATCGCCGTCGCCGGCTATCTGATGTGCGGGCTGCAGCGGTTGATCGAGCCGGCGGTCGAACAAAGCCGGTCCGGGTGGATGAGCCGGGTGTGCGGCTGGGCGGTGCCGTTGTCGCTCGTGCCTTTGTTGACGGGGCAGGCGGCGTGGCCCTTCCAGGCGGCGGCGGTGCTGCAGGCGGCGCTCGGCGGCTGGAAACTCGCCGCGGCGCGGAGGACGGCACCGCCCGCCCCCGCCACGGGTGCAACGACGTAG
- a CDS encoding peptidylprolyl isomerase, which yields MNLLRLSLRWTAILACFVTAPAIAADEPAEAPLPDGLYAEIATPRGTLVAELFFTRAPLTVANFVGLAEGQLGPMPRRPFYDGLTFHRVVPGFVVQGGDPLGTGEGGPGYEFPDEFVPGLRHDTAGVLSMANGGPDTNGSQFFLTLAPVNRLNYLHSVFGRVVRGLEVLPQIQQGDVITKVTIHRVGSAAQAFRVDTAEFTRLAGQAPRARLPHFDDPENLLPRDPPRAKAFDAKLANFARATGVRLYARLLPKFTPETPGQRAGSFVGVLAQQWQLGADAVLVVYFADTQQWGLWIGDARLPKFMGRAGTVAEFTREGALHQAKQELLTVALADAARTIEIAEKAAGPERPLLPGQRIKLQFDAVLDALIFRFEA from the coding sequence ATGAACCTCCTGCGCCTTTCACTCCGCTGGACCGCCATCCTGGCGTGTTTCGTCACGGCGCCAGCGATCGCCGCGGACGAACCTGCCGAGGCGCCGTTGCCCGACGGACTCTACGCCGAAATCGCCACCCCCCGCGGCACCCTCGTCGCCGAGCTGTTTTTCACGCGCGCGCCGCTGACCGTGGCGAACTTCGTCGGGCTCGCCGAGGGCCAGCTCGGGCCAATGCCCCGCCGGCCCTTTTACGATGGGCTGACGTTTCACCGCGTCGTGCCGGGATTCGTCGTGCAGGGCGGCGATCCACTTGGCACCGGCGAGGGCGGACCAGGCTATGAGTTTCCCGACGAGTTCGTGCCCGGCCTGCGCCACGACACCGCCGGCGTCCTCTCGATGGCCAACGGCGGCCCGGACACCAACGGCTCGCAGTTCTTCCTCACGCTCGCGCCGGTGAATCGGCTGAATTACCTGCACAGCGTATTCGGCCGGGTCGTGCGTGGGCTCGAGGTGCTGCCGCAGATCCAACAAGGCGACGTTATCACCAAGGTGACCATTCACCGCGTGGGCAGCGCCGCGCAGGCGTTTCGCGTGGATACCGCCGAGTTCACGCGACTCGCCGGCCAAGCCCCGCGGGCGCGGCTGCCGCATTTCGACGATCCGGAGAATCTCCTCCCCCGCGATCCACCGCGCGCGAAGGCGTTCGACGCCAAGCTCGCCAACTTCGCCCGCGCCACCGGCGTGCGGCTTTACGCGCGTCTGCTGCCGAAGTTCACCCCGGAAACTCCCGGGCAGCGGGCGGGCAGTTTCGTCGGCGTGCTCGCGCAGCAGTGGCAGCTCGGCGCCGATGCGGTGCTTGTCGTCTATTTCGCCGACACGCAGCAATGGGGATTGTGGATCGGCGATGCACGCCTGCCGAAATTCATGGGCCGGGCCGGCACCGTCGCCGAGTTCACGCGCGAGGGCGCGCTGCATCAGGCCAAGCAGGAACTGCTCACGGTCGCGCTGGCCGATGCTGCGCGCACGATCGAAATCGCCGAGAAAGCGGCCGGCCCCGAGCGGCCGCTCCTCCCCGGCCAGCGGATCAAGCTGCAGTTCGATGCCGTGCTCGACGCGCTGATCTTCCGCTTCGAGGCGTAA
- a CDS encoding GNAT family N-acetyltransferase has protein sequence MRIRPLAPADLAEWARMRQTLWPDCPPRRTRVEMRELLRDPRMFGVLVLDRGTGMLGGFVELALRAGVDGAAGEWVGFLEGWYVDPDLRQRGWGRKLVCAAERWAAERGMTELASDTELGNRAAIDAHRGLGFRETFRTVQFLKRIRRR, from the coding sequence ATGCGAATCCGGCCGCTCGCGCCGGCCGATCTGGCCGAGTGGGCGCGTATGCGTCAGACGCTCTGGCCGGACTGCCCGCCGCGGCGCACGCGCGTGGAAATGCGCGAGCTGCTGCGCGATCCACGGATGTTTGGCGTGCTTGTGCTCGACCGCGGGACGGGGATGCTGGGCGGGTTCGTCGAACTTGCGCTGCGCGCCGGCGTGGATGGCGCAGCGGGTGAGTGGGTCGGGTTTCTCGAAGGCTGGTATGTGGATCCCGATCTGCGGCAGCGCGGGTGGGGCCGCAAACTGGTGTGCGCCGCCGAGCGCTGGGCGGCCGAGCGGGGGATGACAGAACTGGCCAGCGACACGGAGCTCGGCAACCGAGCGGCGATCGACGCCCATCGCGGGCTCGGATTTCGCGAGACCTTTCGAACCGTGCAGTTCCTGAAGCGGATCCGACGCCGTTAA
- a CDS encoding M48 family metallopeptidase: MSGEHQQDLFGFFAPEAGVHKSPPSVAPSAGGAATTHARREEIVFRRSDRARSYRLTLQRDGTAVATIPARGSEREARRFVEQHQDWLERARARQRHRPRGAEIWTIGTHVLWRGEMTEIRVAQQHDPWNCTVTPRPQVCVAADVFRVPQLGGDLRPTLEAHFARKAKIELPARTWELAALTGVEVRQVVVRNQRSRWGSCSANGTISLNWRLVQTPEFVRDYIIYHELMHLREMNHSARFWAQVEEVCPAWREAELWIKRNGSIVGL, from the coding sequence ATGAGCGGAGAGCACCAGCAGGATCTGTTCGGATTTTTTGCGCCCGAGGCCGGCGTGCACAAATCGCCGCCGAGCGTTGCGCCGTCGGCGGGTGGTGCCGCGACGACGCACGCGCGGCGCGAGGAAATCGTTTTCCGGCGCAGTGATCGGGCGCGGAGCTATCGTTTGACGCTGCAGCGCGATGGGACGGCGGTGGCGACGATTCCGGCGCGCGGGTCGGAGCGGGAAGCGCGCCGGTTTGTGGAGCAGCATCAGGATTGGTTGGAGCGGGCGCGGGCGCGCCAGCGGCACCGGCCGCGCGGAGCCGAGATCTGGACGATCGGCACGCACGTGCTCTGGCGCGGCGAGATGACGGAGATCCGCGTGGCGCAACAGCACGATCCCTGGAACTGCACTGTGACCCCGCGACCGCAGGTGTGCGTGGCGGCGGACGTGTTTCGCGTGCCGCAGCTCGGGGGTGATTTGCGACCGACGCTCGAGGCACATTTCGCCCGGAAAGCGAAAATCGAACTGCCGGCGCGCACCTGGGAGTTGGCGGCGTTGACGGGCGTGGAGGTGCGGCAGGTCGTCGTCCGTAATCAGCGCTCACGCTGGGGTTCGTGCTCGGCGAACGGCACGATCTCGCTGAACTGGCGGCTCGTGCAGACGCCGGAGTTCGTGCGCGACTACATCATTTATCACGAGCTGATGCACCTGCGGGAAATGAATCACTCGGCCCGGTTCTGGGCGCAGGTCGAGGAGGTATGCCCCGCCTGGCGCGAGGCTGAGCTGTGGATCAAGCGCAACGGCTCGATCGTGGGGTTGTGA